CATTCCCTCGTCGTGGATGAAGCGACGCTGCCTGAGTGCATCGTGGTGACGGCGCAGTCGGAACTTGGAGAAATCCTCGGCATCAGGCATGAGTCCCTGCCGGTGGAAGGTGTGCAGTTCCATCCTGAATCCATCGGATCAGCAGAAGGACTGACACTGCTCCGGAATGTTCTGGAAAAGTATTGCAGAAACACAAAAACACCGCTGAAACAATGAAGTTTCAGCGGTGTTTTCTGATTTATAGTGTCTCCTTGTCCAGTTCCACACGTACCGTTTTCTGGAGCAGCGGGTGGATGAACTCTATCCTGTAGCTGAAGAGCTGGAGGTCCCTTAATGTCGAATTTCCATACAGCGGATCTCCGATGACCGGAAAGCCGACATGTGCAAGGTGCACACGGATCTGGTGGGTCCGGCCGGTCTCAAGTTCAATCTCAAGCTCACAGTATTCCGGTGTGACCCTCGATTCGATGACATGCGTGACGGCCGCCTTTCCTTTGGAGGTCACATGATACTTGTTGCGCTCCTTCGGGTTTTTGGCGATCGGTGCATCAATCGTCTGGGGCTCGAGCCGTTTCTTTGTATCCACCCTTGCGATGTAGGTGCGCTTGATGTCCCGTTCACTCAGCATATGGTCGAGCATCTTCTTGACAAGCGGGTTTTTGGCGATCAGGATCACGCCCTTGGTCTCCTGATCGAGCCGGTGTACAGGTTCCAGATAATCCGATTCGATCGTGTATACCGCATGGTTCATGAGCGTGTTCGTCTCGTTCATCTGGTTCGGGTGGGTCTTCACACCCCTCGGCTTGAAGAGCACGGCGAGGTACCTGTCTTCATAAAGTACATCACAGGTGCGGTAGCTCGGCTTGTACTGGCTCTCGGCTCCGGTGTCGGGCAGGACGACCGCATCCCCTGTGTGGATGGGTGCATTAAGTGGGGCCTGTTCCCCATTGATCGTGATGTCCTTCGACATGCGCAGGAAATGGAGCTCCTTCTTTGGAACGTGGAGTGACTTCAGCATGTCTTCAAGTGTCATGCCATCAAAATTTTCGTGGATGTTCACCTTCATCTATTCATCACCAGTCATGCTATTGATGAATTCCACGTAGTCGTCGGCATTGCCCGGGTTGCCCGTCAGCCGGTCGACTTCTTCGCCGTCCTCGAAGTAGGCGAGCGTCGGTGTGGCTTCAATGGCGTATTCGTTCCATGCCTGATCATATTCCAGTATGTTCAGCTGGGTCACTTCCTCGCCAGTCTCATCAAATGCATCCGTCAGGAATGGTGTGGCTGCGATGCAGTGTACACATGTCGGGCTCCAGAAGTAGACGAATTCTCCTTCGCCGCCATCTATGATCTCCTGGGTCTCGTCGAAAGTCTTGTTGTAGTGGTAGTTCTCGTCATCAAGCTTGTCGATCGTCGCACCTTCAAGTTCTTCCGGGTCCTTGTCCGTATACGGATAGTAGCCGGAGTCGCTCAAGTTTTCCGGATCGTTTGAAGCACTGTTCATATAGATGAAGATGCCGACGAAAGCGACGATGATCAGTGCGATGATGCCATAAAATAGTTTATTGCCCATGATTGAATCTCCTTTTTATTTTCTTTTTATCATAAATGATAATATAAAGATGAGTATGAAAGCAATGAGGGAGAGTAATGGTATCGTGATGAAGCCGAATATGTTGATGTACTGGACGGTGCAGGACACGCCCGTACATGCTGCGAAATTATCTCCCAGGAAACTGACCTTCTGCAGTGCATAGTGGTAGGAGGCAAGCAGTATGCCGAGTCCGCTCATAACGCGGATGTAGTATTTTGCTCCGTGGTCGTCACGGATGAATCCGATGATCGAGATGATGACGAGTGGGTACATCAGTATGCGCTGGTACCAGCAGAACTCGCAGGGGACGTACTGTCTGATCTCACTGAAATACAGGGAGCCGAGTGTGGCGACCAATGCAGTGAGGAAGATGAGCTGCATGAAAAGTTTATTGTTGGCCATGCCATCCCTCCTGTTTGCTTTTTTATTTCAAGGTCATACTATATCATTATAAGTGATAATGATATATGGATGGAAACGATTAATTTACAAAGTTATTAACTTTTTACAGAAAGGGTGTCACGATGAAGAGCAAACTGCAGCTTTTGAAGGATATCGCCGAGTTCCTCAATGAAGAAACCGACCGCAGCACGATGATCTACGGCGCCCTCAAGCTACTGATCGATTATTCGGAATTCGATACGGGCTGGATCTTCTTCATCAACAGTGAGGGCCAGCATGAACTGAGCGCACACTACCGGCTGCCGCCGTCGCTCGAAAAGGAGCAGTATCATCACCTGTGCGACGGAAAATGCTGGTGTGTGAACAAATACAACAACCGTGAACTCAAGACGGCGACGAATATATTCGTCTGTTCCAGGCTCGAGAAGGCAAGGATGGATTATCCCGGTGAGAACATGGGCATCACCCATCACGCGACGGTGCCGCTCATATCCGGTGAGGAATCATTCGGCCTCCTGAACGTCGCCAGCCCCTACAGGGAACAGTTCACACAGGATGAACTGGACCTGCTGGAATCCGTCGCATTCCAGATCGGTTCAACGCTAAAGCGCATAGAACTGACGGCGCAGGAGCAGGAGAACATGATCATCCGTGAGCGGCAGCGCCTTGCACGGGACCTCCATGATTCGGTGAATCAGATGCTATTCTCGATCGGCATCACCTCCCATGCGGCCAAATCCCTCGATGATCAGGGGAAGGTGCAGGATGCGTTCCAGTCGATCGAGCATACGTCGAAGCATGCGATGAAGGAGATGAAGGCGCTGATCTGGCAGCTCAAGCCGATCGGCCTTGAAAATGGCATCATCGATGCGGTAGAGAAGTACGCGGACATACTGGATCTCGGCATCACCATACAGGTCGACGGCTTCTACAATGTCTCCGACCGTGTGGAAATCGGCCTCTACAGGGTCATACAGGAAAGCCTCAACAACATCCGCAAGCACTCCGGCACGAATGCGGCCCGGATTGAAATGGTTGCGGGAACCGACATGCTGGAGGTTACAATAGTGGATGAGGGCCGGGGCTTTGAGATCGATGAAAGCAAGGGCTACAGCTATGGTCTTGCAAACATGAGGGAACGGATGCACAAGCTTGGCGGCAGTTTCGACATCATTACAAGAAAAGGCGGGGGCACGAAGATCGTGGTCAGCGTCCCGATGAAGGAGTGAGCATATGTACAGCATCATATTGGTGGACGACCATCACATCGTCAGGGAGGGGATGAAATTCCTCCTATCCACGACAGAAAGCATCGACGTGCTTGAGGATTTCGGTACCGGGCGGGAAGTATTGGACTATCTGGATGAAAAGCACCCGCAGGTGGATCTTGTACTGCTGGACCTCGTGATGCCCGAGATGGACGGCATCGAGGTGACCCGGGAGATCAAAAGCCATTACCCCGGCATCAAGGTGCTCGTGCTCTCCAGCTATACGAGTGAGGAGTACATCCGTCCGGTGTTTGCAGCACATGCCGATGGCTACATCATCAAAGAGATGGAGGCCGAGGAGCTGATCGATTCCATCATAAAGGTGATCGAAGGGGAGAAGGTGATCCACCCGAACATCCTGGAGGTGATCGACCGGGAGGGGGACATGCCCCACGAGAAGAATGCACTTTCGGCCCGGGAAGTTGAAGTACTGCGCGAAATCGTCAAAGGGAAATCCAATAAGGAGATCGGAGAGGCGCTGTATGTCAGCGAAAAGACGGTGAAGACCCACGTCAGCCATATCCTGAACAAACTTGAAGTTTCCGACCGCACACAGGCTGTCATCTATGCCATCAAATACAATATCGTGGAACTTTAGGAAAGTATAGATGACGCTGAGTAAACCGGTTACAAATAGCAGTTTACAAAAACTGTTACGAGGAAGTATAATGAATCAAGGAGTTTCAAAGTCTGGAGGGGTAATATGAAAGTGGGAAATAAACTGACAATACAGATCATCATCGCCCTGATCCTCGGCATCATCGTGGGCTCGGTGCTCAGTCCGATGGCTGATCAGAGCTGGGTGCAATGGGTTGACCAGTACATATTCAACCTGGTGGGGCAGCTGTTCCTGAACATGATCTTCATGATGGTGGTGCCGGTTGTGTTCATCTCCATCGTGCTCGGGGTCGTCAATGTCGGTGACCCGAAGATGCTCGGCGGCATCGGTCTCAAGACACTCGCATTCTATCTGGCGACTACAGCAATCGCCATCACCATCGCGATGATTGTGGCGAACGTCCTGAATCCTGGAGAGGGGCAGTCCCAGCTTCTGGATTCGCAAGAGGTGTCGGACTACCGTGAATCAGAGCTTGAAGGCGGTTCAACCGGTGAGGCTCTGCAGCAGGGATTCGACCAGACGGTCATCAACCTGATTCCGACGAACATCATCGAAGCGATGGGTACGCAGAACATGCTTCAGATCATCGCCTTTGCGATCTTCATCGGTGTCGCCATCATTGCGGGCAAGGAAAAGTCGGCACGGCTGACAGCACTATTCGAAGAGGCGAATGATGTCGTGATGTGGATTGTCATGGCCATCATGAAATACTTTGCGGCGATCGGCGCCTTCGGCCTCGTGGCCACTGCATTCGTGCAGGCTGGTTTCGGTGCCATCCAGCAGCTCGGCATGTACTTCATCTGTGTGCTGCTTGCACTGTTCATACATCTCGCACTTGTATATGGTTCAACCGTCCAGTTCCTGGCAAAGAAAAGCTTCGTATGGTTCATCAAGAACTTTGCGCCGGCGATGGGTGTGGCGTTCAGTACATCATCCTCAAGTGCGGTGCTGCCGATTTCACTCGAGACGGCACAGGATAACCTGAAGATACGAAAAAGTATATCCAGCTTCGTGCAGCCGCTCGGAGCGACCATAAACATGGACGGTACGGCGATCATGCAGGGTGTGGCGACGGTGTTCATCGCGCAGCTCTCCGGCATCGACCTGACGCTCATGCAGATGATTACAGTGGTCATCATTGCAGTGGTGGCGAGCATCGGTACTGCCGGTGTGCCGGGTGTCGGCCTTGTAATGCTGGCCATGGTATTGACGGCAGTCGGCCTCGATCCGGCGGCGATCGGTATCATCATTGGTATCGACAGGCTGCTTGATATGA
The sequence above is drawn from the Salinicoccus roseus genome and encodes:
- a CDS encoding RluA family pseudouridine synthase; the encoded protein is MKVNIHENFDGMTLEDMLKSLHVPKKELHFLRMSKDITINGEQAPLNAPIHTGDAVVLPDTGAESQYKPSYRTCDVLYEDRYLAVLFKPRGVKTHPNQMNETNTLMNHAVYTIESDYLEPVHRLDQETKGVILIAKNPLVKKMLDHMLSERDIKRTYIARVDTKKRLEPQTIDAPIAKNPKERNKYHVTSKGKAAVTHVIESRVTPEYCELEIELETGRTHQIRVHLAHVGFPVIGDPLYGNSTLRDLQLFSYRIEFIHPLLQKTVRVELDKETL
- a CDS encoding thioredoxin family protein, which gives rise to MGNKLFYGIIALIIVAFVGIFIYMNSASNDPENLSDSGYYPYTDKDPEELEGATIDKLDDENYHYNKTFDETQEIIDGGEGEFVYFWSPTCVHCIAATPFLTDAFDETGEEVTQLNILEYDQAWNEYAIEATPTLAYFEDGEEVDRLTGNPGNADDYVEFINSMTGDE
- a CDS encoding disulfide oxidoreductase, with product MANNKLFMQLIFLTALVATLGSLYFSEIRQYVPCEFCWYQRILMYPLVIISIIGFIRDDHGAKYYIRVMSGLGILLASYHYALQKVSFLGDNFAACTGVSCTVQYINIFGFITIPLLSLIAFILIFILSFMIKRK
- a CDS encoding GAF domain-containing sensor histidine kinase, whose translation is MKSKLQLLKDIAEFLNEETDRSTMIYGALKLLIDYSEFDTGWIFFINSEGQHELSAHYRLPPSLEKEQYHHLCDGKCWCVNKYNNRELKTATNIFVCSRLEKARMDYPGENMGITHHATVPLISGEESFGLLNVASPYREQFTQDELDLLESVAFQIGSTLKRIELTAQEQENMIIRERQRLARDLHDSVNQMLFSIGITSHAAKSLDDQGKVQDAFQSIEHTSKHAMKEMKALIWQLKPIGLENGIIDAVEKYADILDLGITIQVDGFYNVSDRVEIGLYRVIQESLNNIRKHSGTNAARIEMVAGTDMLEVTIVDEGRGFEIDESKGYSYGLANMRERMHKLGGSFDIITRKGGGTKIVVSVPMKE
- a CDS encoding response regulator transcription factor; this encodes MYSIILVDDHHIVREGMKFLLSTTESIDVLEDFGTGREVLDYLDEKHPQVDLVLLDLVMPEMDGIEVTREIKSHYPGIKVLVLSSYTSEEYIRPVFAAHADGYIIKEMEAEELIDSIIKVIEGEKVIHPNILEVIDREGDMPHEKNALSAREVEVLREIVKGKSNKEIGEALYVSEKTVKTHVSHILNKLEVSDRTQAVIYAIKYNIVEL
- a CDS encoding dicarboxylate/amino acid:cation symporter; the protein is MKVGNKLTIQIIIALILGIIVGSVLSPMADQSWVQWVDQYIFNLVGQLFLNMIFMMVVPVVFISIVLGVVNVGDPKMLGGIGLKTLAFYLATTAIAITIAMIVANVLNPGEGQSQLLDSQEVSDYRESELEGGSTGEALQQGFDQTVINLIPTNIIEAMGTQNMLQIIAFAIFIGVAIIAGKEKSARLTALFEEANDVVMWIVMAIMKYFAAIGAFGLVATAFVQAGFGAIQQLGMYFICVLLALFIHLALVYGSTVQFLAKKSFVWFIKNFAPAMGVAFSTSSSSAVLPISLETAQDNLKIRKSISSFVQPLGATINMDGTAIMQGVATVFIAQLSGIDLTLMQMITVVIIAVVASIGTAGVPGVGLVMLAMVLTAVGLDPAAIGIIIGIDRLLDMTRTMVNITGDAAIALVINEQQTRREETAKAES